The Heptranchias perlo isolate sHepPer1 chromosome 38, sHepPer1.hap1, whole genome shotgun sequence genomic sequence AGATGCTTTGAAATGGAAGCAACACTCAAGTGAAATAATGACTGTTGCTTAGAGGCTGGGATTAAGACTAGTTATTGGGAAATTATAGAGGGAGATATATCTTGTGCctatttcattctgtacctgaCCTTACAGTGTTGTACTCAAAAAatgggaaaatgttccattcccacaACTTACAAATgtgtacaaaaaaaaacacacatgcaAGTGCCGGTGCATATTTTAAAAGTCCTAGATTTCTAACCTGATTGATCCAGTTATATTCTGTTtgaccaatgcagtactgagtgaaTGCTCAGTtggagcactgttggaggtaccctttttcagatgagatgttaaactgaggcctcatctgccctctcagtggacataaaagatcccactatttgaagaagagcaggggaagctctcccggtgtcttggccaatatttatccttcaaccaacacggccaaaacagattatcatgtcatttatctcattgaccctgctgtgcacaaattgcatgctgtgtttccgacattataacactgactacacttcaaaagtacttcattggctgcaaagtgctttgggatgtactgagggtgtgaaaggcactatataatgcaTACTTTTTTTTCTTTAGTCTGCTGGGTAGcactgtttgggggagggggcaggacagAGCAGTGAGAAATGTGTGGGAGGTCAGAATTCTTGAAAAGTTTTGGTACAAAACGTCTCCAGATCTCACGGCCATAGTGTTATTACACACAGGCACAATACTTTTCAACTGTGATATGTGTGTGAAAACAGCAACTCATCACTTGACAAACAGCACCTTACTTATTGTGTGAACATTAAATACTAGATAGACGGTGCACAGCCGAATGGTGGAGTTACTAAGTGCAAAAGCCCAGAGGAACTGGATGAGAGAGGTCATCGGATCTGGCTGGGAGCAGTTAATGACTCAAAAAAACTTATATCGcgactttcacaaactcaggatatcacagcgctttacagccaatgaagtatgtttgaagtgtagtcactgttataatgcaggaaaAAACATGATGGAACTGGTTGGGAGGAGGTGACAAAGCCCAAGAGCCCAAGGGAGCTAGCTTGGAGGGGTTAGTTAGCTCAAGAGCCTGAGGGAGCTGCATTGACAATGGTCAAGTTACTGCCATTAACCTGGGGTTTAAAATACTAACTGGTTACACAACAGTCGCAGCAAGCATTTAAATCAATTATTTAATACTGCTGAAGCCAAATGTTCCAGACAGCCTAACCTGTAAACACTGCAACAATGACAGAGGCTCTTTACAGGGGCCAAGTTTTATACTTCTTGGGTTTGTTACTTCTaacctcgactattccaatgctctcctggctagcctcccatcttccaccctgcataaacttcagctcatcaaaaactctgctgttgttttctaactcacaccaagtcccgttctcccctcACCCTTGtgcacgctgacctacattggctcctggtccaggaatgccttgattttaaaattctcatcctggttttcaaatccctccacagccttgcccctccctatctctgtaaccttctccagccctacaaccctccgagatctctgcattactctaattcttgcctcttgcgcagcgCCGATTTTATTCACTCCATCaatggctgcctaggccctaagctctggaattcccttactaaatgtctccacccctctctctctctcctcctttaagacgctccttaaaacctatctctttgaccaagcttttggtcacctgtcctaatatctccttgtgtggctcagtgtcaaattttgtttgatgttcctgtgaagcgccttaggatgttttactatattaaaggcactatataaatgcaagttgttgttgttgttgtttatagtTGGTGCCTGAACATGTCATACTTGGCTGTGATGATACCCAATCCTGAGCTGCAAGCGTTAATAGTTACAACAGAATGTAACCAGCAGCAGAAAATAACCCGTGAGCTTTCATTAAGGATATTGGGTCTCACCAACTTTCTGGATCTCAGTGGTTTGGAGGGTGGGGGCAGgaaaggggaagaggggaaaagcCCGAATCTCAAATTGTCTGGGTCAGAACAGCATTAAAGCATGTTATTTTCTAAGAATACAATTTATGAGCATAACTGTCTCCATAAGCCATTCCAGGAAGCAAATTATGGAGTTCAtaattttttctctttcttccttAAAATAATGAGGCTGGTTATATTTGCAGGAGAGCTGATGCTGTGAGGGGGCAGATCTGACATCCTGGCACAGGCTTTTCAATTAGGGGGTATATTTGGTGGATTGGGGCTTCTACCCGCCCCGTAGATATCCCCCTGACCCCGACCGTAATTCTGACCCCAGGATCACGCGTAAGTGAGGCAGGCTCCCTGGTCCCTGCTGGCAGTCACGCCAACCTGGAAGTGCAAAGTTGCAGAGGCAGACAACTGTAGCAAGGGGAGGAAGAGGCAGTCTATGACCTCCCTACAATATTGAGATTTTCATCTTCTGTTATTTGTCTTGCTGCTCTTGGGGCCTTTGCATACCAGTGATCTGGGAGTGACTATACACTTTCATCTTGAGGAGAAAGTTCAAGTTGCCCTTAGCTGACATTTAGATGCTGGACGTTGGGGACCATTATGTGGCCCCAGCGTTCAATGAGGGCACGTGATAGTAAACACACTGCAGGCTGTGTTTCcctcattttaaattaatttgcatGCACCCGCCCATATACTGACAGATGCCTTTTAGACCACTGGGCCCACCCTTCAGAAAAATGGGGTGGGGTTGATCCTGCTGCCGTGTCCAGATCTGCTGGACAATTAACAGACCAGGGTCAAGCCTAGGCCCTTAAGACATTTCAGGATCTAACTGGCTCAGTTGCTTCCTTCTTCAGTTGTGAATCCCTCCATTCTGTCTGCTCTGTGACTGCAGAATTCCCTGCTTAATCCACCTTGTGTCTGGGAAATCCTTCAATATTGGAGAGCCTCCATAACTCTACTCCCGCAGAAGAGAAGCGGTAGCCATGCCTGCCGCAAGATATTGAGCTGCAACGGCAACATTTCCCACCTCTTGTTACTCCACTCCCACCAGAAACTTTCCCCCCATCTCTGCTAAAGAAGGGATGGTTCATGCTGGATTATGTTTCCACGGCTGTCTGCCACCTTCCAGGACTATCCTTCATGTCACTACGGCGCTATTACCTGACATCCAGTGGGGTCTCTTGATGGCAAAGGCAGCAGGAACCTCATCTTATTTTCCCTTTTCTAGTCTGGGGACATTGAGACCAATTGCAATGCTCCCAGCTGAGCTCAAAACTGACCAACAACTGAACTTGTGCCCCTTTTTGGTCTGTATTGTGCAGCACCATGGATATCAGTAGAGTTATCCACTGGGTCATTGGAGGAGATATCCATCTCGCTATTTATTGGACTATTTCAAGCGATGTGGAAATCCTGTCCCTGCAGCATTCAGCTCTGTATCTTTCTGGGCAACCAGAGTTGGAGAGGCATGCCAATACTGAAGGATTCCCCAatagagagaggacagagggCATTCCCAATATGAAGGCATACCAATTAAAAAGTCTGTGTTTATGcatcattaaaaataaatttccatCCCATTGAATTCTAGAATTCTACAGCTCTCCTTGGGAGTTATGGCTTCATCTAAAGATAGAATTGGCACAGTATTCTTGAAATGATATGCATCCTCCATATATTGTAGAAGTAACGTCTACTATTCTTGGTTCTGGGAATATCACTTGCTTATCACAAACATAAAAATGTTGTGTTGCTATAGATATATCTATCTATACCTGGTTTCGTACTTCCATGTTGTAAAAGTCTCAGGACATGTGCCATTGCGCCAGTTCCATTTTAACTGAAACTGGCTCTACTTGTCCTCTAACCCCAAAAACCATGAATGGTAGCATGTGGAAAATGTCCCAATATAAGAGTGAGAATTAGAATAGGAGGAGCTAAGAATGCAACCTTTCAGATGAAGAAAAATTAACTGGCACAATGACCTAAACCCTGGGGCTTTACACAATGTGGGAGTAGGAAACCACCTATCTACAACACATGACGACATTTTTATGTGCATGCTAAGCAGCTGGCTTCGTAGAACCGCATCAATCTAGGCTTTCTTCCTATTGTGTTTGAGGTCTAAGAAGaccattttttttttggaaagcaaGAATGGGTGTCCATAACACAGGTTAAAGTTTGACCATGATTTATTAACTGTAAGCAACTGATCTCAGCGAAACCTTCAGCTGGAACGGCAAGCTGGAGGCTAGGACTTCTCTTCTTGTGGCTCAGAATAGCATTTGTAAAGGCATGGCAGTAGATTATCTGCCTGCCCATTTGACCAGAGATGATGCAGGGTACAGGGTGACCATGGAGAGAGCGGAATATTGGTGCTGATTTAAGGAGGAGCTTTCTGAATCTGAGCCTCATCATTTCAGAAGTGGCACATGATACCTATAAATCACTCTTGGAATTGGGTGACATAGTTGatttagacactggcctttcacctctgggacttcaGTTAAAATCCAGCCTATAATGATGGGGTGAAAATCTCCTGTGTCTACGGGCTATAAGGATcctatatgaaatgagtttggcagtctcaatccagtttttGATGGGCATGAGCTGATAAAGCAAAAGTGCCCCTATTTCAACACTAATTGACAATCTCACTAAGAGGCCACAGGGTGCCTGGAatgagaaatggaaaaaatgtcacATTGATGTAATAAGATTGCAGCTGAGGCATGGTgttggagcagaatagaaagaacTTTACTCTGCAACTAGCTGATACTGACACTGGATGACTTAAATAGGAAGAGTTCTATTCCCCAGCACTAATCTACCTCACGTTGATGAGCTCACGTACAGAATAAATAAACTTCAAGatgaagggtggtagaagtttggaactctcttccgcaaacggcaattgatactagctcaattgctaaatttaaatctgagatagatagctttttggcaatcaaaggtattaagagatatgggccaaaggcaggtatatggagttagatcacagatcagccatgatcttatcaaatggcggagcaggcacgaggggctgaatggcctactcctgttcctatgtgttgTATGTATTACCTCCCCCATAAATGAGACAAGACATTTCTCTTATATAGTTTGAATTTACTCACCGGTGCCTCAGCATCATCTGTAACTAGCTGGTAGTGTCCTGCAAGGCTAGAGTAATCCTGGAACTGTTGATAGCATTCGAGGCATTTTAACCCATGACGTATTAATCTAAGTGAATCACAGTGCAGAGGCATGGCAGGATGACTGAAAGCTGGGCTACCCATTCCAATTACGGTCAAACTCCCAACAGCTTGGGCAGCAGAAATCGCAGCCTGGGAGGGCGGACTTGACGTCACAGTAGAGGTCACTGGAGCGGTTGAAAACATTTGgtctgaagggatgggcttcatctGTAACTGAGAGCACTGCATAACAGCGCCTTTGCCCTTGTGTTCCCGTGCATGCAAAAGCAAACTACACTTGTTTAAGAAGACCATCAGTTTTGAGCAATGGCTGCACATCACCTCAATATGGACACTTCGCCTCTCATAATGCTGTGATAAACTCTTTTCCAGAGCAAATGCATCTCCACATTCCAAACAGCGATAGCCACGGGCTGGCATGGATACATTACTGTCTGCAGGCGGTTTAAGATTTGGAGCATAGTTTGGCACAGGATTGGTACTGTTTAACAGTTTGTTAAAAGCTTCTACAACAATGTTCTGAATTGAAGTAGGGGACTGACTATTTTGCGGAACTGCCTTCTTGACTTGCTGTACCAGTGGCACTGTGACCACCTGAGTGGCCATCTTTTGTTGGCTCTGCCGCAATGTACTGGACCTCGCTGCAGCAGTGGCAGCCACGCTATGCGGAACCAAGTTAAGGCTTGCCAGGTGAACAGCTTTTGGCAGGAGACTCGTGCTGGAGGCATTTGATGACGGCTTTACCGCAACCTGCTTCTGCTGTTGAACCATGCCAGCAACCATCATGATGGCACTGCTAGCATTCTCAGGTGATGCATTTGTTACAGCCATGGCTTTCAAGTTGCTGTTGCCATCTACATTTTCATCAAACACCTGGGAAGCAGTCCCTTTGACAGGTATACTAGACAGAGAACTGACTGCATTAGCCATGTTTCTGGCTGACATTTGCTTTTTTCCATTTTCCACTGCTGTTGAAGTGTGGATCTGCGATGGTGCACTGGTCACAGGGCTAGATCTTAAGCTCAACTCCTCAGCAAGAGCCATTTCAGTCACTGACTGTTCAGGTGAACTCCTTGACTCACTCTGTTCGGAGTCTGGCATTATCCTGGTCACAGTCCGGGTAATTTCACCAGAAGAAGTTTTAATGGTCTTGATCCTTACTTTTGGGATGGCTGGAGGTGAACCTGTTGCAACACACGGGGATCCTTTGCCACTGTGGTCACTGGACACGCTCCTTGGGCTATCAGGTTGTTTGTTCATCATTCTCTTTACTCCCTCCATGGGACTTCTTGGACTCTTTGGTGACTTTGGCATTTTGGGGCTGCCCTTGACCCCATCCTTCAAAGCCAGCAAGGATTCTTTAGAGTTTTCTTTTTGTTCCTCTTTGGGGAACTCTGATGCCTTTTTGGCATTAAGAGCTACCAATGCTGCTAAGCAAGAAGACAGCTTTGAATGAGCTGACTTTAGACGCTGGCGAGGTGGGACAGAAGAGCACAAGCTCATCTCTGGAACACTGCTGCTCTTTGGCTCTCCTAAGCTATTATTATGCAGGTCACTTGAAGACTGCAAGCTGTCAAACAAACTGTTGCTTTTGTTAAAGTCCTTGTCCTCTTGCTCTGCTTCTTCAGATACATTTGTTGAGTTTGTCCTCTGGCCCAAGCTGGCTTCCTTCACTTTACAGTTTCTAATCTCGTTTGCTTTCTCTCGTTTTTTGGAATATTCATCAAACATGCTCAGCTCGGTCACAGCTTGTTCAGGCTGTTTCCTCGCACTGTCCATCATAGAACTCTCTGTAGAAATATACAGGCCTGAAGAACAAAGGTAAGGTCTCTCGTCCCGTTTAATTTCATGTACAATCCCAACATCGTGCATGGGCTCTTCCGGCTCTGGGCTAGAAATAGGACTAAACTGACTAAATGTTGGTAGAGTTTCTGACCTTGGCGTGTCAAACGTATCCGAATAGTTTCTGGAACTATCTCCATTTATGAAGGCAGTAACCAATTTGTTGTAATTATGTCCAAGACTATGGGTATCAGAGGTAATATCAGAATTTCGAAACCCATTTTGAAGCAGGCTCTGTCCGAGTTGATGGCCATCCTTCTCCGTGATGGAATCAAAGGACTCTTGTCGACTGGTGTTCTTAACAATAACACTCACCACTGGGACGTCAGGGGTAGGTATTACATGGTGTATAGACAATTCGTCTATACCAATCCCCATTTGCTTCAGATGACCTTCTGATTCCTCGCTGCTTGACTGGATAGCCTCCTTGGCATCGAGGTCTGGATCAGGAATGTCAAAAGCAGCTAGGAGGTCATCAAAATCTGGGGTCTTCATGTCACCCATGATTGGAAACTTAGATAAACCTTAAAAGAAAGACAGAACACAATGTTAATTACAATTACATCATATCTGTGAAACAAAATGGACTCAAATATGAAGCCGACATCCTACAGATGTGTCGACGGAAAGAAGCAACGGCAAAGATCTACTGAAAGGCAAAAACTAAATGCTGCAGGGCCACCCCTGCTGTGCACTAACCTATTGAGTACACAAAACCATAAATACTTAAAAGAAACTTTGCCATACATCTTCAGTCACAGTCCTCATAAAATTCATTTTGAGCCCCAAATATTTTATTGTCCCTAGGAGAGGAAATATTGGTCAAACACTGCAACATTTGTATTGTCACATCTGACTTCTCTGAAAAGGTTACAGTTAATTTATTGTAGCATCCATAAATTTCCTATATTAAACTCCACAGGGAGGGCAAGACATGTGACAATAAGGCACTCTACATGCATCTTTATTTGGCTCACTAATCACATCAAAAGGAATTTGCATTTACAGTAATACATGTAGGTTACAGCTGGTAATTATGAATTCCAGGAACCTGTGCAGTTGTTGCCAGTCTCCCGAAAATCTGTGATGTGAACAGCTGGCAAACAGCCCGATTGCAATGAGACTCTGGCAGTGATTGTTGCTGTTCTTTTTGGTGGAAGAGAACAGAGCAAAAAAACCCCACAGCTTTCCTCTTTTCTCAAACATGTCATACAGGACAAAACGTAAACACTCTCGCGTTTGAGGTATTCAGCTGGAAAACACTGAACGGTCCCCGCTGTCAGTCACACATGTGCGGAAGAGATTGGTAATACAACATCTTGCATCGatagagcgcctttaatgtaaaaagtcccaaggcgctttacaggagcgtaatcagacaaaattgacactgagccaaagaagaaggtATTAGGacgagtgactaaaagcttggccacagaggtaggttttaaggagtgtcttaaaggaggaacaggcaggcacgggagagagaagagaagaaaaAGGCCCAAGAGgggtaaaaaaagaaagaaaagggaaaTAGAAGTAATGGGCATGGGTCCGGAGTGGTAGCTaaaatggacacagggaaactcaggtTACATAGGCATGGCAAAGATTAAGATAGATGTGACCTGGTAAGAAGAGGTTCACAGTGATACCAATACTTTCGATGGAATGTCTCTATATAATTTACCGAAATACTTTTCTgagctccctctccccacccccccaaatcatGTTATCTTAAATGAGCAAGATAGGACAAGAAACCATCTTTAGGAGAGACATCCTTTtttgtgcacacacatacacgcctCAGGAAAGACTCCTCACTATTACTCACACACATGCAGAAACAATCTTTAGGTGATCCCTCACTACCTGCCTCGAGTGCAGGCACAGATGCCTCTGGAAAGAGCACCATCTGAAGGAAAGTTCAGAATCTCCCTAACCCCGCCCCAAATTGGGTAATCGTAACTAACCAACATAATAGGGCTGCAAGCTGTGCAGTTCTATTCCACACAGCCTTTACGAACAGCAGCATTCTATCAATCACTGAAATGCCTACATGCCATCAATTATAATACATTTCGGAAAATtgtacaaagtttaaaaaaaaatccataagaTCCTTACACCCTTCagcctaagctatggaattctctccctaaacctctctacccctctgttctcctttaaaatgctccttaaaagctacctctttgaccaagctttccttttggtcacctgtctaatatctcctaatgtagttcagtgtcaaattttgtttgataacactccagtgaagcgccttgggacattttactatgttaaaggtgctatataaaggcatggccgccaatgatgggacaaggatgtgcaaaaggccagtcagaggaaaggggtgggggttgtagagctggaggacatTATAGAGGGAAGTAGGGACAAAGccacaaagggatttaaacaaggataagagttttgaattggaactgtttggggaccaggagccaatgcaggtcaacaAGGACAGGGGCGATAgatgagcaggacctggtgcgagATACAATATGAACAACAGAGGTTTGGctaagctgaagtttacagagggtggaaaatgggacacTGGCCCTGaaagtattggaatagttgaatctggaggtgagAAAAGCATGGAGGGTTTCAGCAAtagataggctgaggcagggacagaggcaggcgatgttatggaggtggaaataggtggtctttgtgatggagagggcaTGGCATTGGAAATTCAGCTCGGGGTTGAAAAGGACATCaagatctggttcagcctgagacagtggccaaggaggggaatggaatcagtggtgagggtgcagagtttgtggcgggggccaaagatgatggcttccgTCTTCAaaatgtttaactgaaggaaattgtggcCTCTCCAAGGCTGGATATCGGAAAAGCATTCTGACAACACAAGACACAGTACAGGGGTCAAACCAGGTTATTGAAGGTACATTGTGGTGTTGACCCTATGTCTGAGGATGATTTTGCCAAATCattatgtagatgaggaagggggATCCAAGGAaagatccttgtgggactccgGAGGCAACAGTGCAGGGATGGAAACAGAAGCCATTGATAGGGGTGCTCTGGCTATGACCAGATATGATGTGGagctcagtgggattgccctggtttggttccactcttacctatctatgaccagataggtaagagtggaaccaaaccagggcaatcccactgagctggacaacaggagAAAGGCGTTGGAGGAAGACGGTGTGGTTGACCGTGTCAGAGAGATCGAGGAGGATGCAacgtggtcacagtcacagaggatctcatgtgactttggttagggccatttcacTGATGTGGCAGGgatagaaacctgattggagagattcaaacatggagttgcaggaaaaatgggcacggatttgagaggtgacaacatgttcagggATTTTGGAGACAAAAGAGACGTTTAGTcgaaatggggtcaagggagcaggaggcagGTCGCATGGACAAGATGAACTCAGAGTGggcataggagagaaactagagaaaaatgtgggtctagggctagggcagggaggaAGGACCCAAAAATTGGGAACATAGACAAATAATGATTTATCAATGCGTGCAAATCTAATAGAAAAACAAGCTCTGTGGGCAGAGAAATGGTAGAtacaatttaatacagagaagtgtaagGTGAGGAGAAACAGCAGAAGAAAGGATTGTGTTGATTATGTGCTAAATGGAAATAACCTTGCAGTGTTGCAACAGTAAAAAGATCTTAGGTTTGTGTGGACATGTCACTAAATCCATCAGTGCAGTGCAGTACAGTGTTCAaaggcagttaggaaagcaagCAGAAAGTTATTGGAGAGAGTTCAAAGGAGGGCTCAGAGATTAATTACAGAACTGAGGGAGCAACACAGTAGGGAGAGGTTAGCTAATCTAGGACTTTTCTTCCTTTAAAATTGAAgaataaggagtgatttgatagacgtgtttaaGATTTGAAGGGTTAGGAGAACACATTCAGATGTTTTCCTGCCGTGTACAGGATTCAAGAACGAGGGGCCGAGGCTTTAAATTAAGGGCGACGAAGAAAATGGAAAATTCCAGGAACATATTTTCAGTACAAGGGTGATAAACAAATGGGACCATCACTAAAGAGCTGGAACAAGAAACTACTGG encodes the following:
- the znf592 gene encoding zinc finger protein 592 isoform X1; amino-acid sequence: MGDMKTPDFDDLLAAFDIPDPDLDAKEAIQSSSEESEGHLKQMGIGIDELSIHHVIPTPDVPVVSVIVKNTSRQESFDSITEKDGHQLGQSLLQNGFRNSDITSDTHSLGHNYNKLVTAFINGDSSRNYSDTFDTPRSETLPTFSQFSPISSPEPEEPMHDVGIVHEIKRDERPYLCSSGLYISTESSMMDSARKQPEQAVTELSMFDEYSKKREKANEIRNCKVKEASLGQRTNSTNVSEEAEQEDKDFNKSNSLFDSLQSSSDLHNNSLGEPKSSSVPEMSLCSSVPPRQRLKSAHSKLSSCLAALVALNAKKASEFPKEEQKENSKESLLALKDGVKGSPKMPKSPKSPRSPMEGVKRMMNKQPDSPRSVSSDHSGKGSPCVATGSPPAIPKVRIKTIKTSSGEITRTVTRIMPDSEQSESRSSPEQSVTEMALAEELSLRSSPVTSAPSQIHTSTAVENGKKQMSARNMANAVSSLSSIPVKGTASQVFDENVDGNSNLKAMAVTNASPENASSAIMMVAGMVQQQKQVAVKPSSNASSTSLLPKAVHLASLNLVPHSVAATAAARSSTLRQSQQKMATQVVTVPLVQQVKKAVPQNSQSPTSIQNIVVEAFNKLLNSTNPVPNYAPNLKPPADSNVSMPARGYRCLECGDAFALEKSLSQHYERRSVHIEVMCSHCSKLMVFLNKCSLLLHAREHKGKGAVMQCSQLQMKPIPSDQMFSTAPVTSTVTSSPPSQAAISAAQAVGSLTVIGMGSPAFSHPAMPLHCDSLRLIRHGLKCLECYQQFQDYSSLAGHYQLVTDDAEAPTCRSCQMMLPNKCSYAAHLRIHAHKSPYCCPECGAVCRSAYFQTHVKENCLHYARTVVYRCMHCGVIFNDPNTLKTHIQVAHCEFFHKCMICPMAFKSAQSASSHYSSQHPLVRHRPPEVIFKCSMCETVFNQRALLHKHFEQHKNKLRVCVYKCPVCKLLYMHKQLMMEHFKDVHNTAQTTEEPPNLWPPSKDTSSGQKAEASTAHTAANGVAPNSLNSGKKEETTMQKSETRPKVRKPGWTCGECLQWFSERELYVSHMKRSHGKPMKRYPCRQCDRSFNSSHSLRRHIRVNHDGVKRTYTCWYCTDEKHFFAKRFMLEKHINLMHGIKNPDFSQMPKAVLPGTDTTVEGSPGKRLASDTEAGEQPNSDTITSLPKKLKVAVFKQYTCSKCGYMTKSGADFQEHIPQHKSDGSTFQCSQCGLCYTSPLSLNRHLYIVHKLKEPEKVQAADVVSENGQDEHNGESNTTSEEGVDLQCQVCKSIFDNETALSAHVRTHGMRFILSKQNGGSEQ
- the znf592 gene encoding zinc finger protein 592 isoform X2 — protein: MGDMKTPDFDDLLAAFDIPDPDLDAKEAIQSSSEESEGHLKQMGIGIDELSIHHVIPTPDVPVVSVIVKNTSRQESFDSITEKDGHQLGQSLLQNGFRNSDITSDTHSLGHNYNKLVTAFINGDSSRNYSDTFDTPRSETLPTFSQFSPISSPEPEEPMHDVGIVHEIKRDERPYLCSSGLYISTESSMMDSARKQPEQAVTELSMFDEYSKKREKANEIRNCKVKEASLGQRTNSTNVSEEAEQEDKDFNKSNSLFDSLQSSSDLHNNSLGEPKSSSVPEMSLCSSVPPRQRLKSAHSKLSSCLAALVALNAKKASEFPKEEQKENSKESLLALKDGVKGSPKMPKSPKSPRSPMEGVKRMMNKQPDSPRSVSSDHSGKGSPCVATGSPPAIPKVRIKTIKTSSGEITRTVTRIMPDSEQSESRSSPEQSVTEMALAEELSLRSSPVTSAPSQIHTSTAVENGKKQMSARNMANAVSSLSSIPVKGTASQVFDENVDGNSNLKAMAVTNASPENASSAIMMVAGMVQQQKQVAVKPSSNASSTSLLPKAVHLASLNLVPHSVAATAAARSSTLRQSQQKMATQVVTVPLVQQVKKAVPQNSQSPTSIQNIVVEAFNKLLNSTNPVPNYAPNLKPPADSNVSMPARGYRCLECGDAFALEKSLSQHYERRSVHIEVMCSHCSKLMVFLNKCSLLLHAREHKGKGAVMQCSQLQMKPIPSDQMFSTAPVTSTVTSSPPSQAAISAAQAVGSLTVIGMGSPAFSHPAMPLHCDSLRLIRHGLKCLECYQQFQDYSSLAGHYQLVTDDAEAPTCRSCQMMLPNKCSYAAHLRIHAHKSPYCCPECGAVCRSAYFQTHVKENCLHYARTVVYRCMHCGVIFNDPNTLKTHIQVAHCEFFHKCMICPMAFKSAQSASSHYSSQHPLVRHRPPEVIFKCSMCETVFNQRALLHKHFEQHKNKLRVCVYKCPVCKLLYMHKQLMMEHFKDVHNTAQTTEEPPNLWPPSKDTSSGQKAEASTAHTAANGVAPNSLNSGKKEETTMQKSETRPKVRKPGWTCGECLQWFSERELYVSHMKRSHGKPMKRYPCRQCDRSFNSSHSLRRHIRVNHDGVKRTYTCWYCTDEKHFFAKRFMLEKHINLMHGIKNPDFSQMPKAVLPGTDTTVGSPGKRLASDTEAGEQPNSDTITSLPKKLKVAVFKQYTCSKCGYMTKSGADFQEHIPQHKSDGSTFQCSQCGLCYTSPLSLNRHLYIVHKLKEPEKVQAADVVSENGQDEHNGESNTTSEEGVDLQCQVCKSIFDNETALSAHVRTHGMRFILSKQNGGSEQ
- the znf592 gene encoding zinc finger protein 592 isoform X3, which encodes MGDMKTPDFDDLLAAFDIPDPDLDAKEAIQSSSEESEGHLKQMGIGIDELSIHHVIPTPDVPVVSVIVKNTSRQESFDSITEKDGHQLGQSLLQNGFRNSDITSDTHSLGHNYNKLVTAFINGDSSRNYSDTFDTPRSETLPTFSQFSPISSPEPEEPMHDVGIVHEIKRDERPYLCSSGLYISTESSMMDSARKQPEQAVTELSMFDEYSKKREKANEIRNCKVKEASLGQRTNSTNVSEEAEQEDKDFNKSNSLFDSLQSSSDLHNNSLGEPKSSSVPEMSLCSSVPPRQRLKSAHSKLSSCLAALVALNAKKASEFPKEEQKENSKESLLALKDGVKGSPKMPKSPKSPRSPMEGVKRMMNKQPDSPRSVSSDHSGKGSPCVATGSPPAIPKVRIKTIKTSSGEITRTVTRIMPDSEQSESRSSPEQSVTEMALAEELSLRSSPVTSAPSQIHTSTAVENGKKQMSARNMANAVSSLSSIPVKGTASQVFDENVDGNSNLKAMAVTNASPENASSAIMMVAGMVQQQKQVAVKPSSNASSTSLLPKAVHLASLNLVPHSVAATAAARSSTLRQSQQKMATQVVTVPLVQQVKKAVPQNSQSPTSIQNIVVEAFNKLLNSTNPVPNYAPNLKPPADSNVSMPARGYRCLECGDAFALEKSLSQHYERRSVHIEVMCSHCSKLMVFLNKCSLLLHAREHKGKGAVMQCSQLQMKPIPSDQMFSTAPVTSTVTSSPPSQAAISAAQAVGSLTVIGMGSPAFSHPAMPLHCDSLRLIRHGLKCLECYQQFQDYSSLAGHYQLVTDDAEAPTCRSCQMMLPNKCSYAAHLRIHAHKSPYCCPECGAVCRSAYFQTHVKENCLHYARTVVYRCMHCGVIFNDPNTLKTHIQVAHCEFFHKCMICPMAFKSAQSASSHYSSQHPLVRHRPPEVIFKCSMCETVFNQRALLHKHFEQHKNKLRVCVYKCPVCKLLYMHKQLMMEHFKDVHNTAQTTEEPPNLWPPSKDTSSGQKAEASTAHTAANGVAPNSLNSGKKEETTMQKSETRPKVRKPGWTCGECLQWFSERELYVSHMKRSHGKKFS